ACGGCGGCATAGCCGAAAAAATCGCCGACGGCGCGCAGGACGACCCCGCCCTGCTGAAATCCCTCAACGAGACAATCAAAAAAGTCTCCGCCGACATCGAAACACTGCGCTTCAACACGGCGATTTCGCAGATGATGATTTTCCTCTCGACTTTCCAGAAGACCGAAAAAGTCTCGAAGGAAAGCGCGGAAAAATTCGTCAAACTGCTCGCGCCCTTCGCCCCGCACATCGCGGAGGAACTCTGGGAACGCCTCGGCAATTTTTCGACCGTCGCAAAGGCGGCGTGGCCGAAGCCCGACGAATCGAAAATCGGCGGCGACACCGTGAAAATGGGCGTACAGGTCAACGGCAAACTGCGCGGCGAACTCTCGATTGCAAAAACCGCGTCGAAAGACGAAATGCTCGCGGCGGCGAAAGCCCTGCCCAACGTGCTCGCATTCATCGACGGCAAGACAATCGTCAAGGAAATCTGCGTGCCCGCAAAGATAATCAACATCGTCGTAAAATAATGAAACGAACCGGAATCGCGCTTGCGCTGGCGTTTGCGGCGGCGAACCTGCACGCCGCGGGCGGGCTGCTGTATGTCCACACGGCGCGGGGCGCGTCCGAAATCGGATTCGGCGGAGCGAAAACGGCGGCGGTTGCGGGAACGTCGGGCGCGGCGAAAGACGCAAAAATTTCGGGCGGCAAAGGCGTGTTCGCCGTGCTCTCGAACAAAACGGCGTTTTTGCTCGCCGAAGATTCCGAGCTTGAAATCGGAAAATTCGAGCAGGTTGCGCCGTTTAAAGACGACCTCTCCAACGACTCCGAATCAACAACGTCGGCATGCGAAATGACGCTAAAAAAAGGCGCGTTGCACGTCCGCGCGCCCCAACTTCGCCCGACAAGCTCGCTGAAAATAAAGACGCCAGAAGCCGAACTCGAAGCCGAAAGCCGCGGATTTTCGGTATCGACCAACGGCGGAAAAACCGAAGTTCTGCCCGTCGAAGGCGCGCTGGTCGTAAAAACAAAAAACGGCAAAACCGACATCGTAAAAACGGGGCAACGCGCGGTTGTATGCGGCGGAAAAATAACGATAGACTACGCGCGGGTCTCGGAAGTCGAAGCCGCAAAAAAGAAAATCGCCCAATGCAAATTCGCCGCAGATACAACGCTGTTTAAGTGCGGCGAAAAAATTTCGGCCGAACGCTCCGTGAAAAAATCGTTCTTCGGCTACGGTCAAAATTTCGACTAACATGATTTCAAAATTCCTGCCAACCGACTTCGACAAATCCGCGAAAATCGCAATCCTCGCCGGCAAGGGCGCATACCCGTCGCTCCTGAAAGACAGACTCGACGCGGCGGGAATCCCCAACGCGCTAATGGCGTTCGAAGGCGAAACCGCTCCCGAACTGTGGGAGAGGTTCGACGACTCCCAACGCGCGTGCGCAAACGTCGGACAGCTCGGACACCTGCTGAAAAACCTCAAAAAAGTCGGGGCGCGGTACGCAATAATGGCTGGGCAAATCACGCCCAAAAAGCTCTTTAAGGGTATGAAGCCCGACCTCAAAGCAATTCTCGTGCTCGCAACCCTCAAACGCAAAAACGCCGAAACCATCTTCGGGGCTATCGCCGACCAACTGCAAAAAATCGGCGTAGACATGCTCGACGCACGCGCTTTCCTCGACGACTCCCTCGCGCCGAAAGGCTTTTTCTGCGGGGCGAACATGAAAAACATTCTGCCCGAACACATCGAACACGCAATGCACATCGCCCGCGAATGCGCAAGGCTCGACATCGGACAGGGCTGCGTGGTCTCGCGCGGAACGGTGCTTGCCGTCGAAGCTTTCGAGGGCACCGACGCAATGCTCGAACGCGCCGCGACATTCGGGGCAAAAGACTGCATTTTCGCAAAAACCGTAAAACCGAATCAGGACTACCGCTTCGACGTGCCCGTAATCGGCGAACGCACAATGCGCAAACTCGCGGCGGCGGACATAAAAAACGTGGTCGTCGAGGCAGACAAAGTCATAGTGCTCGAAAAGGACAAAGTAAAGAAACTCGCCGAGGAAAACGGAATAAGAATTTTGGGAATATAAAATGGGTATCATAGACGACAGAAAAAACGCCGTGCGCGAAGAATACGGATATTTCGGAACGCCGCAGGAATTGTTCGAATACATCGTGCTGAAAAACAAGTCGGCAACTCCGCTCGACAAGGAGCTGAAAATCGACGAATTTCTCGTGAAGGGCTGCGTGTCGAGCCTGTGGCTCGTGCCGACTTTCTCGGACGGCAAATGCCATTTCAAGTCGGACGCAGACTCCGTGATTACGCGCGGAATAGCGTCGCTTGTGTGCTCAATGTACGACGGACTTACCCCCGAAGAGGTGCTGCAATTCGACCCGTCGTTCCTCGAAGAGCTTGGCATCACCGCGCACCTGACGCCCAACCGCCGCAACGGGCTGAGCCAGCTCTGCAAGAAAATCGCCGAATTCGCCGAATTCCACAAAGCGCAATCCCGATAAAAACCGCCCTAAAAAAAAATCATAATATGCTTGAAAAGCGCGTTGAATGCGGACAATATTCAATCCCGAAAACGCGCTGTATACCCAACGCAACGCATAAACTTTTTTTACAAAAAACAACACCCTAACATTATAACTAAATGAAAAGAAAAGCACTCTCGATAATGTCAATCGCAGTCCTTCTGCTCGCCGGAGCGGGAGTTTCGTTCGCGCAGGCAGACGCCCCCGCGGCGGACGCCCCCAAAAAGCCCGACGCGCCCCAAGTCGTGGAAAAATCCTTCGCCGACATATGGCGCGCCGGCGGTTGGACAATGTATCCACTCGGCTTCTTCGGCATTTTTGCGACAACGCTTATCGTTTACAATGCAATCGCGCTCCGCAAAAAGAAGTTCCTCAATCCCGACGGCGTAAAGGAAGTGGAAAAGCTTGTAAACCAGCTCAAAATCAGCGACGCTATCGACTATTGCGAAAAACACCCCTCGCCGATTACAAACATCATCGGTTGCGGTCTTTCCCGCGCGGACGAACGCGAAATCGACG
The Opitutia bacterium KCR 482 genome window above contains:
- a CDS encoding SufE family protein encodes the protein MGIIDDRKNAVREEYGYFGTPQELFEYIVLKNKSATPLDKELKIDEFLVKGCVSSLWLVPTFSDGKCHFKSDADSVITRGIASLVCSMYDGLTPEEVLQFDPSFLEELGITAHLTPNRRNGLSQLCKKIAEFAEFHKAQSR
- the lpxI gene encoding UDP-2,3-diacylglucosamine diphosphatase LpxI (LpxI, functionally equivalent to LpxH, replaces it in LPS biosynthesis in a minority of bacteria.), which codes for MISKFLPTDFDKSAKIAILAGKGAYPSLLKDRLDAAGIPNALMAFEGETAPELWERFDDSQRACANVGQLGHLLKNLKKVGARYAIMAGQITPKKLFKGMKPDLKAILVLATLKRKNAETIFGAIADQLQKIGVDMLDARAFLDDSLAPKGFFCGANMKNILPEHIEHAMHIARECARLDIGQGCVVSRGTVLAVEAFEGTDAMLERAATFGAKDCIFAKTVKPNQDYRFDVPVIGERTMRKLAAADIKNVVVEADKVIVLEKDKVKKLAEENGIRILGI